In Streptomyces canus, one DNA window encodes the following:
- a CDS encoding tetratricopeptide repeat protein — MNEDWEKRVIAAWATLDDYPEERAAEFRAVIDALVAELPDGSPLGLFEQASAWDSTGHSDKAVPLYREALARGLSRESGYKGRRAKIQLSSSLRNTGQAEEGVKLLTPELDGPSDELDDAVRATLALCLSSLGRDREGLSLVLGALAPHLPRYQRSMAHYARALVAPQD; from the coding sequence GTGAACGAGGACTGGGAAAAGCGCGTGATCGCCGCCTGGGCGACGTTGGACGACTATCCGGAAGAACGGGCGGCCGAGTTCCGGGCCGTGATCGACGCGCTCGTGGCCGAGCTGCCCGACGGCAGCCCGCTCGGTCTGTTCGAGCAGGCCTCCGCCTGGGACTCGACGGGGCACTCGGACAAGGCGGTCCCGCTGTACCGGGAGGCGCTCGCGAGGGGGCTCAGCCGGGAGAGCGGCTACAAGGGACGGCGCGCCAAGATCCAGCTGTCCAGTTCCCTTCGGAACACGGGGCAGGCGGAGGAGGGCGTCAAGCTGCTCACTCCCGAACTGGACGGCCCGTCCGACGAGTTGGACGATGCCGTACGGGCCACCCTGGCGCTGTGCCTGTCCAGCCTCGGCCGGGATCGCGAGGGGCTGTCGCTGGTTCTGGGTGCGCTCGCCCCCCATCTGCCGCGCTACCAGCGCTCGATGGCCCACTACGCCCGCGCGCTGGTCGCCCCGCAGGACTGA
- a CDS encoding TetR/AcrR family transcriptional regulator, which produces MTTGVRRRMGVEERRQQLIGVALELFARRSPDEVSIDEIAAAAGISRPLVYHYFPGKLSLYEAALQRAAQDLASRFEEPHEGSLGGRLLRVMRRFFDFVDEHGPGFSALMRGGPAVGSSATNALIDSVRQVAYEQILSHLRVTDPPARLELLIRSWISLVESTALIWLDGRRIPRAELETQLVHSFAALAAVSAAYDEEMTALLRHMLKDEPNDGPFTDLAARLIALAS; this is translated from the coding sequence ATGACTACCGGGGTCCGTCGAAGAATGGGCGTCGAGGAACGGCGTCAGCAGTTGATCGGCGTCGCCCTCGAACTGTTCGCCCGCCGCTCGCCCGACGAGGTCTCCATCGACGAGATAGCGGCGGCGGCGGGTATCTCGCGGCCGCTGGTCTATCACTACTTCCCCGGCAAACTCAGCCTGTACGAGGCCGCGTTGCAGCGCGCGGCGCAGGACCTGGCGAGCCGGTTCGAGGAACCGCACGAGGGGTCGCTGGGCGGCCGGCTGCTGCGGGTGATGCGCCGGTTCTTCGACTTCGTGGACGAACACGGCCCGGGTTTCTCGGCGTTGATGCGCGGAGGGCCCGCGGTCGGCTCCTCGGCGACGAACGCGCTCATCGACTCCGTACGGCAGGTCGCCTATGAGCAGATCCTGTCGCATCTGCGGGTGACGGACCCGCCCGCCCGGCTGGAACTGCTCATCCGCTCCTGGATCTCGCTCGTCGAGTCGACCGCCCTGATCTGGCTGGACGGCCGGCGCATCCCGCGCGCCGAATTGGAGACGCAGCTCGTGCACAGTTTCGCCGCGCTGGCCGCGGTGAGCGCGGCCTACGACGAGGAGATGACCGCGCTGCTGCGCCACATGCTCAAGGACGAGCCGAACGACGGCCCGTTCACCGACCTGGCGGCCCGGCTGATCGCGCTGGCCTCCTAG
- a CDS encoding SpoIIE family protein phosphatase, whose protein sequence is MDAKGKLTGTTVMVVDDVEASRYAMSTVLSRAGHRVVPVATGGEALAELDTRLRKGTLPDVALVDVGLPDMSGFDLCRLFKERPHTAGMPVVHFSASAVPPAVHCAGMDMGVEAYLKVPAEPLEIEAVVRAAVRNAQLRAGDRALVRRLTLLSETIVTIQSARTLQELSDAAAEGLSRLTGTPGAVFVLDQEDVLYRGLSRDRIPVALPDEGADRAVAALLRRLTRGQAGVQLTTVHAPLWPAGFFRPGVEHDARLALVVTQDGRAPVCLAAPARGMRRVGLEGETLLAQLAQATALAAQPLLMYKVERHVALTLQHSFLPQPHRLPELPGIDVVVRYVPASRQTEIGGDFYAALRVDEGVLTAVGDVVGHSLDAATVMVELRHALRAYAVDESDPAVLAGRLDRTLQRYHPDTTATVCLALIDPDTGRARIANAGHIPPLIVRDTGTADYVKAAGPLLGVGLPHPPATELFLEPTDRLLMVTDGLIETRGTDLSASLEHLRAASSGALPGLDALCDTLLDTFGQDREDDIAMLALRLG, encoded by the coding sequence ATGGATGCAAAAGGCAAACTGACAGGCACGACCGTGATGGTCGTGGACGACGTGGAGGCCAGCCGGTATGCCATGAGCACCGTGCTGAGCCGGGCAGGGCATCGCGTCGTACCGGTCGCCACCGGCGGCGAGGCCCTCGCGGAACTCGACACACGGCTGCGCAAGGGCACCCTGCCGGATGTGGCCCTCGTCGATGTGGGGCTGCCCGACATGAGCGGCTTCGACCTGTGCCGGCTGTTCAAGGAACGCCCGCACACGGCCGGGATGCCCGTGGTGCACTTCTCGGCCTCCGCGGTGCCCCCGGCCGTGCACTGCGCGGGCATGGACATGGGTGTCGAGGCCTATCTGAAGGTGCCCGCCGAGCCCCTGGAGATCGAGGCGGTCGTCCGGGCCGCCGTCCGCAACGCCCAACTGCGGGCCGGTGACCGGGCGTTGGTGCGACGGCTCACCCTGCTGTCCGAGACGATCGTCACCATCCAGTCGGCACGCACCCTGCAGGAGCTCTCCGACGCGGCCGCCGAGGGTCTCTCGCGGCTCACCGGCACTCCCGGTGCCGTCTTCGTCCTCGACCAGGAGGACGTGCTCTACCGCGGTCTGTCCCGCGACCGCATTCCCGTCGCCCTGCCCGACGAGGGCGCCGACCGGGCCGTGGCCGCCCTGCTGCGCCGGCTCACCCGGGGGCAGGCCGGAGTGCAGCTCACCACCGTGCACGCGCCGCTGTGGCCCGCCGGGTTCTTCCGGCCCGGCGTCGAGCACGACGCCCGGCTCGCGCTCGTCGTCACCCAGGACGGCCGGGCACCGGTGTGCCTGGCCGCGCCCGCGCGCGGGATGCGCAGGGTGGGCCTGGAGGGCGAGACCCTGCTGGCCCAGCTCGCGCAGGCCACCGCGCTCGCCGCCCAGCCGCTGCTCATGTACAAGGTCGAGCGGCATGTCGCCCTCACCCTCCAGCACAGCTTCCTGCCCCAGCCGCACCGGCTGCCGGAACTGCCGGGCATCGACGTCGTGGTCCGTTACGTCCCGGCCTCCCGGCAGACCGAGATCGGCGGCGACTTCTACGCCGCCCTGCGCGTGGACGAGGGGGTGCTCACCGCGGTCGGCGACGTCGTCGGGCACTCGCTGGACGCGGCGACCGTCATGGTCGAGCTCCGGCACGCGCTGCGCGCCTACGCCGTGGACGAGAGCGATCCCGCCGTGCTCGCCGGGCGCCTCGACCGGACGCTCCAGCGCTACCACCCCGACACCACGGCCACCGTCTGCCTGGCCCTGATCGACCCGGACACCGGGCGCGCCCGGATCGCCAACGCCGGCCACATCCCGCCGCTGATCGTCCGCGACACCGGCACCGCCGACTACGTCAAGGCGGCAGGACCGCTGCTCGGCGTCGGCCTGCCCCATCCGCCGGCCACCGAGCTGTTCCTCGAACCCACCGACCGGCTCCTCATGGTCACCGACGGCCTCATCGAGACCCGGGGGACCGACCTCTCTGCCTCCCTGGAACACCTCCGCGCGGCCTCCTCCGGCGCCCTGCCCGGCCTGGACGCCCTGTGCGACACCCTCCTGGACACCTTCGGCCAGGACCGGGAGGACGACATCGCCATGCTGGCGCTGCGGCTAGGGTGA
- a CDS encoding 5-carboxymethyl-2-hydroxymuconate Delta-isomerase has protein sequence MPQITVEHSPYLDHVDWEEFALALHPVVVETAAAKLEACKTRVLRTEDEAVGGEIRNHAIVNVTLALLAGRSEETKAKLTEAVVELLRKHVGPVDGLTVHLSAEVRDLDASYTKTVL, from the coding sequence ATGCCGCAGATCACCGTCGAACACTCCCCGTATCTCGACCATGTCGACTGGGAGGAGTTCGCCCTGGCGCTGCACCCGGTCGTCGTCGAGACGGCGGCCGCGAAGCTCGAGGCGTGCAAGACCCGGGTCCTGCGCACCGAGGACGAGGCGGTCGGCGGCGAGATCAGGAACCACGCGATCGTGAACGTCACGCTCGCCCTGCTCGCCGGACGGTCCGAGGAGACCAAAGCGAAGCTCACCGAGGCCGTCGTGGAACTGCTGCGTAAGCACGTCGGACCTGTGGACGGCCTCACCGTGCACCTCTCCGCCGAGGTGCGCGACCTGGACGCCTCCTACACCAAGACCGTGCTCTAG